The Salegentibacter sp. Hel_I_6 region TACAAGAATTTCTAAAGGCATCACCCCGTCAAATTCTTCTTCAAAGAATTTAATATCCTGGAAGAATTCAGCTTCTTCGGGCATATCTTCTAATAAACTGCCTGAGATTTTTATGGTGTAAATTCCTATAATACTCGCTACTAAAAGAATAATGGAGGTAATATAGATGCTGATGCGGCGGTGTCTCACCATTTGCTCCATCCAGTTTACAAAACCACCAATCCAGCGCTTGTTAAGGTGTTTTAGATGTTTGCGCCTGGGCAAATTCATATAACTGTAGATTATAGGAATTATCAACAGGCTTAGAATAAAAATCGCCACAATATTTATAGAAGCAACAATACCAAATTCCTTTAGCAGCGTGCTATCGGTAAGTATAAAAGTTGCAAAACCCGAGGCGGTGGTAATATTGGTCATTAAAGTGGCATTTCCCACTTTGGTGATTACTCTTTGAAGTGATTTTGCCTGGTTTCCGTGTTTTTTAATTTCCTGTTGATATTTATTTATCAGAAAAATACAGTTGGGAATTCCTATTACAATAATTAATGGCGGGATAAGTGCAGTAAGTACCGTGATTTCATAATTAAACAAGCCTATTACCCCAAAGGCCCACATTACCCCAATGCAAACCGTGATCATAGAAATAATCGTTGCTCTAATAGATCTGAAAAAGAAGAAAAATATAAGCGATGTCACCCCAAGTGCTGCGAGAATAAAAAGCCCTATTTCATCAATTATATTCTGGGAATTCAAGGTTCTTATGTAAGGCATTCCAGAGACTTTTACGTCTATGCCTGTTTTTTCTTCAAAATTAGCAATGAGGGGTTGCAGCTCATCTATAACAAAGGTTTTGCGTTCTTTAGAATTAACGATTTCTTTATTTAAATAAATAGCCGATTGTAAGGTGTTGGAATGTGAACTATAGACCAGGTTTTCATAAAATGGTAACTCATTGTAAAGTTGATCCTGATATTGTTGAAGTTCTTCTTCGGTAGGATTATCTTCAGTAATAAAAGGCACCATCTCAAATCGGCTGGGATCTTCAAACTTCTTTAATTGCTGAAGATTACTAACCGAAATTGCATAATCTACCGCAGGGAAGGCTTCGAGTTTTTGTGTGATTTCTTTCCAGGCCTTAAAATTCTCAGCTTTAAAGAGACTGGAATCTTTTACTCCCAAAAGTATAATATTCCCTTCTTCTCCAAATTTGTCTAAAAACTCGTTATACGCAATATTATCTTCGTGATCGTCCGGTAACAGGTTTGCTTCGGTATAAGAGAAGCGCATATTTTGCCACTGTGTGGAAAGAAATACCGTTGTTGCTATAATAAGTAAAAGAATAATAATCCTGTTCCGCAGAATTAATCGCGCAACTGAGTTCCAGAATCCGAAACTAAAAATCTTGGCCATGGGAAGGTTTTAAGCGAGCGCAAAGGTATAAAAAGGAAGCCTATTTAACGGAGTTTAAGCAACTAAAGTACTCCAGGGTTTAAATATCTAAATGAAAGGTGAATTTAAAAGCGAAGTTTTCATCAAAAGTTGGCAAACTATATGGACCGTATCGGTATGCGGCTCCTAATCCAAAACCAACAAGGATTTTTTGTAATTCTATCCCGAATTCGTGATAACCTTCATTTAAACTTTTAAAAGGAATACTATGTCGGTCAGAATTACTGATATCTCCAATGGCGTGGCGGGAAATAAAAACAAGTTCTGGCTGAATTAGCCTGTGAATAATTATAGGTCGCAATTGATGCTTTATATGCAACATCGCCTGCCTGTCGCTAAAAAACTCATTGTAATACATGGTCTCAAAACTTCGCCTTCCAGCCACCGAAAACCGGTTTAAAATACCATCCCTGGAAGGACTGTTTGGTAAGGCATGGTATAAATGAGTAAGTGGTACTTCCCCGGTTGCATAATTTCCTTCCAGGATAATTTCGGTTCTGGATTGGTTGAGTCTTTTAATTTCGTGCTCAACCAAAAGACCGAATTTGGTATAATCGAAATCACTACCTAGAACTCCGGAAATCCCTTTGGTGATTTGCCCTGTGAATTTTGGATAACCTTTTTCTATTAATTTTGTTGAATTGGGTGTTTCTAGAAATTTCGCAAAGGGCCGCCATAAAAAGGAAAAAGTAGCTTCTGAAAGTGTATACTCTGAAAACTCCTGCCCATTAAGTAAAAACTGGTAATCCTGTGTTTGGGAAATATCGCTTTTTGAAAGCTGGAATTCAGTTTTAAAATTAGATCCGAACCTATGGGTTAAACCGCTGCTTATAGTTTGATGTTCGTAAAAGAAATTAATATTTACAAAACGCGGTTCTACTATAGAAAAGTCGTTTTTACCCTGTAAATAGCTAAAACTTCCGGTTTCAACGATATCGCGCGTGTAATTTAATTTTAGATTGGTTTCGTTAGCTTTATTTAGATAAATAGAAGTTCCAAGTTTATATTTAAAAACTTCATCTTTTGTTCCGTAGACCAGGTAACCGTTTATACTGAATTTATCTGAAATTTGCCCATTGGTTTTTCCGCCAAAACCCAGCCTGATCCCTTCGTAATTATTGAATTTAAAAAATTTACCCAGGTCAAAATCCCAAAATCCTACGGGGTAATATCCCGATGAAACGGAGTTTTGCAGGTCTATTTTTTCTTCAATTTCCTTTTCTCCAATAAGTCTTCTGGCTCGTTGTTGGCTGATCTCGTCTTGTGTGCTTAAAGCTTCCGTCCTGTTCTCTTTCCAAAAGCTTTCTCCAATCGCATTTGCCTCCGGTTTTACTAAAATTTCAGCGGAAGTATCTAAAGTTTCATCTGTATTCAGCCTTATATCGAAATTGGTGCTTTTAGCATTTAAAAACAGGTTTGGATCATCCTTGCCAGGCGCCAGGATGTTATTTAGAATTGATTCTTTTTGTTGAAGTGTTCCAGCTGATATAACTCCGCCAAAAACTGAGATCGCCTGGTCTCCATTTCCCGGGCGAATGGTGGTTGTTTGCGTTTTTGGAAACCATAAATCCTCTTCTGGAAAATATTGATATTCCTGGTCTATCTCCAATTTTATCGCTCCAAGAAGTTGTGCTTTTGCTTTCTGAATTGCAAAGGTTTCCGTATCCAGATAGAGGAGGCCCTCCAATCCGGCAACAGCCCGTTGTCTTTTTGGTTTAAAGTAGATTACATAAGCCGGGCGCGAAGTTTTAGTAGTATCTAAAATTCTATAAGTGTAATTCTTAAAAGCCGATTTTTGTAATGGGCCTGCATAATCGGTCTCAAAAATTTGAAAATCTTTGTGGTAAAGTGAAAACGGATTCACAGAAAGCGATAAGATCTCGTAAACCGGTTTTTCAAATCCGGCGTTATTCAAAGCCTGCACTTCTTCTTTTAAACCTTTGTTCTGTGAATAATAAAACCTGGATAATTTTTCAGAAAAATAACTGGCAGCTGAATTAATAACGGTGCCTATTTCAAAATTGGTGCTGTCGCTTTGCATTTTTAATGCATCAGCTTCATTATCTACAATAAACTTGTTGTAATTTTTAAAGTTGAAATTTTTCAGCTTTGCTTCAGGATCGTTTTGAGGTTTTTGCGCGATAGCTTTTTTGATAATTTCATTGGCGCTATTGTTGGCCGAAGAAATAGTAACAGGATCCAGGTCTTCAACTTTTGGCGATAGTTTAATCCTGATGTATTCAACCTCTTTAGAAACTTCAAAATTCTGAGATTTATAACCTACATAAGAAATTCTAAGTTGAGTTTTATCTTGGTTAAGGTCAAGGGAAAAACTACCGTCTATTTTACTTAAAGTTTCTTCCTGCCCATAATTTATTTTCGCATAGGCAAGGGGATCGCCGGTTTTTTCATCTACAACGCGACCGCGAACCTGTTGTTGTGCAAAGGAAGTGGAGGAGAAGAACAGAAAAATAAGCAATAACGGGTAACGCATAAGTTTTTCTGATATATGAACAAAATCAATAAGGGTAAAACAATAGAGGCTGGTTGAGAAAGCTTGTTTTCGTCGTGCTGAAACAATTCAAGGTGACGATTTTTAAAATTCTTCAACCAGCCTCTAAATTAATATAAGAAACCGACTTATCTTTATATAGTCATGATTTCTTTTTCCTTATTTTCAAGGATGGAGTCTATACGTGTAATGTGAGCATCGGTTAATTCCTGAACGTCATTTTCAGCATCTCTAAGTAAATCTTCAGAAACATCGAGTTTCTTCAGTTCATTATTTGCTGTCTTTCTATCGTTTCTTACACCCACTTTGGCATCTTCTGCTTCAGCTTTTGCTTGTTTTGTAAGTTGCTTACGGCGCTCTTCAGTAAGTGGCGGAACATTTATAATTACATTTTCACCGTTATTCATAGGATTAAATCCAAGATTGGCCATCATAATTCCTTTTTCAATTTCTTTGATAAGGCTTTTCTCAAATGGCTGGATAGAAATAGTTCGAGCATCTGGGGTATTTACATTGGCTACCTGTTGTAGCGGGGTTTGAGATCCATAATATTCTACCATAACGCTCCCCAGCATTGCAGGGTTTGCTTTACCAGCACGAATATTTTGCAATTGTTTTTTTAAATGTTCAATTGCCTTATCCATATTTTCTTTGGCGGTGTCTATAATAAATTCAATTTCGTCTTCCATTTTTTAAAATATTAGTTGAGCGTAATAAATCTTTATAAGTTAACTTTTGTACCTATTCTTTCTCCGGTAACCACTTTTAATAAATTTCCCGGGGTATTCATATCAAAAACAATAATAGGAAGTTCGTTTTCCTGGCTTAAGGTAAATGCTGTGGTATCCATTACTTTTAGACCTTTTCTAATCACATCGTCAAAAGAGATAAAATCGAATTTTGTAGCTTCTTTGTCTTTTTCAGGATCGGCGTTGTAGATTCCATCTACACGAGTTCCTTTAAGAATTACATCGGCGTGAATTTCAATTGCTCTTAAAACAGCAGCAGAATCTGTAGTGAAATAAGGATTTCCTGTTCCGCCTCCAAAAATTACCACGCGGCCTTTTTCTAAATGGCGTATAGCCTTTCTTCTAATAAAAGGCTCGGCTACTTCATTTATTTTTACCGCAGATTGCAACCTGGTTTGTACATCGGCATCTTCCAGGGCGCTTTGTAAAGCAAGCCCATTAATTACGGTGGCAAGCATCCCCATATGGTCACCCTGCACACGATCCATGCCTTTGCTGGCGCCAGAAACACCTCTAAAAATGTTACCTCCACCAATTACAATCGCTACTTCTATTCCTTTATCGGTAACCTGCTTAATTTCTTCCGCATATTCTGCCAATCGCTCGGGATCTATGCCATATTGACGTTTTCCCATTAATGCTTCTCCCGATAATTTTAAAAGTATTCTTTTGTATTGCATAGCCTTTTTGTAGTGATTGGTGCAAATATAGGTAATATCTTAAATTGAGAAATAACATATTCACAATCAATCTTCCGCTAATTACTAATTTTTTTATTGAAGTCTAAGTTTGTTTTGAGTTAAAATTATGTGAGGGTTTTTTTAAATGTCAGCCCATTTATGGAAATTCAAATGGCGAGGTTTTTGCTATCTTTGAATTAATTAAAATAAAAAAGGAATGTTAGGATATTATATAATTGCAGGGCTCATTTTTATAGTGAGTATGTATGTGAGTAACAAGCTAAAAAGTAAATTCAAAAAATACTCTAAAGTTCATCTTCAAAATGGGATGAGCGGGAAAGAACTTGCTGAAAAAATGTTACGGGATAACAATATTACCGATGTAAAAGTAATTTCTACCCCTGGAATGTTGACCGATCATTATAATCCGCAGAAGAAAACCATTAATCTTTCTGAAGGAGTCTATAGCCAGAGAAATGCCGCTGCTGCTGCTGTGGCAACTCACGAAACAGGGCACGCCATTCAACATGCAAATGCTTATAGCTGGTTAACAATGAGGAGCCAGTTAGTACCGGTGGTTAGTGTGGCTTCCAGATTTTCACAATGGGTGATTTTTGGTGGTTTAATTCTTATGGCAACTACGGCGATTGGAAGTACCGTACTTCTTATAGGGATCATCATGTTTGGAATGGGAACTTTATTCAGTTTTATTACCCTACCCGTTGAATATGATGCGAGTAAGCGCGCTTTGGCCTGGTTAGAAACTGAAAATATGGTTTCTGGAAAAGAACACGAGGCAGCAGAAGATTCCTTAAAATGGGCTGCAAGAACTTATGTTGTGGCTGCGGTTGGTTCTTTAGCTACTTTACTTTATTTCCTTAGTATATATATGGGAAGGGATTAGAAATATTCTTAGGAAGAATTTATAAAAAAAACCCGCTTCAGCTGAAGTGGGTTTTTTAGTATTTCAATTCAGGTCTTCGTAAATTACCCTGATTAAATAGTTTTATTCCGGGCGTTTGTCTCTAATTTGAGGAATACGCTCGTCTAATAATTTAAGTCCAAGGCCTTCTGTTCCCATAAGGTCAAATAATTCAAGAGCCCTTCGCATCATTTGTTCTTCTTCCATTTGCTCTTCAATAAACCAGTGTAGAAAATACTCGGTAGTATAATCGTTCACTTTTCGGCATTTGCCTACAATATTATGAATGGATTTTGTGATTGATATTTCCTGATCTAAGGCGGTTTCGAAAATTTCTTCCAAAGATTTGAAATCATGATTTACGCCCCCAACTTCCGGAGAATATGCGGTGCCGCCATTATCATTAATATAGCGGAAGATCTTCATCATATGCTCTCTTTCTTCTGCAGCCTGATCGTAAAAGAATTCGGCGCTAAAAGAAAGTGCATTGTGATCACACCATGAAGCCATTGCTAAATAGGCTGAAGATGAATGTGCTTCCTTTTCTATCTGTTTATTTAAAAGATCCATAACATCTACATGGATACTTAATTT contains the following coding sequences:
- a CDS encoding RND family transporter; protein product: MAKIFSFGFWNSVARLILRNRIIILLLIIATTVFLSTQWQNMRFSYTEANLLPDDHEDNIAYNEFLDKFGEEGNIILLGVKDSSLFKAENFKAWKEITQKLEAFPAVDYAISVSNLQQLKKFEDPSRFEMVPFITEDNPTEEELQQYQDQLYNELPFYENLVYSSHSNTLQSAIYLNKEIVNSKERKTFVIDELQPLIANFEEKTGIDVKVSGMPYIRTLNSQNIIDEIGLFILAALGVTSLIFFFFFRSIRATIISMITVCIGVMWAFGVIGLFNYEITVLTALIPPLIIVIGIPNCIFLINKYQQEIKKHGNQAKSLQRVITKVGNATLMTNITTASGFATFILTDSTLLKEFGIVASINIVAIFILSLLIIPIIYSYMNLPRRKHLKHLNKRWIGGFVNWMEQMVRHRRISIYITSIILLVASIIGIYTIKISGSLLEDMPEEAEFFQDIKFFEEEFDGVMPLEILVDTKRKNGVLKPATLKRMEELENHLAEIPELSQPISITRLVKYSKQAFYNGDAQYYQLPSSQEQNFIMPYTKGFSSNENLLTSYIDSTGRYARITTYMKDVGTDKMEELEEDLWPQINKIFPQERYEISMTGKAFIFQKGTNYLVKNLIISLSLAILLIAIFMAWMFRSFRMIIVSLVPNLLPLLVTAGMMGFLGVPIKPSTILVFSIAFGISVDDTIHFLAKYRQELKANNWKIKRSVYAALRETGVSMFYTSIVLFFGFSVFMISSFGGTVALGGLVSATLLFAMLANLLLLPSLLLSLEKNIANKEVMKEPAMKIIETEEDEAEIEKEESKNSER
- a CDS encoding DUF5686 family protein, yielding MRYPLLLIFLFFSSTSFAQQQVRGRVVDEKTGDPLAYAKINYGQEETLSKIDGSFSLDLNQDKTQLRISYVGYKSQNFEVSKEVEYIRIKLSPKVEDLDPVTISSANNSANEIIKKAIAQKPQNDPEAKLKNFNFKNYNKFIVDNEADALKMQSDSTNFEIGTVINSAASYFSEKLSRFYYSQNKGLKEEVQALNNAGFEKPVYEILSLSVNPFSLYHKDFQIFETDYAGPLQKSAFKNYTYRILDTTKTSRPAYVIYFKPKRQRAVAGLEGLLYLDTETFAIQKAKAQLLGAIKLEIDQEYQYFPEEDLWFPKTQTTTIRPGNGDQAISVFGGVISAGTLQQKESILNNILAPGKDDPNLFLNAKSTNFDIRLNTDETLDTSAEILVKPEANAIGESFWKENRTEALSTQDEISQQRARRLIGEKEIEEKIDLQNSVSSGYYPVGFWDFDLGKFFKFNNYEGIRLGFGGKTNGQISDKFSINGYLVYGTKDEVFKYKLGTSIYLNKANETNLKLNYTRDIVETGSFSYLQGKNDFSIVEPRFVNINFFYEHQTISSGLTHRFGSNFKTEFQLSKSDISQTQDYQFLLNGQEFSEYTLSEATFSFLWRPFAKFLETPNSTKLIEKGYPKFTGQITKGISGVLGSDFDYTKFGLLVEHEIKRLNQSRTEIILEGNYATGEVPLTHLYHALPNSPSRDGILNRFSVAGRRSFETMYYNEFFSDRQAMLHIKHQLRPIIIHRLIQPELVFISRHAIGDISNSDRHSIPFKSLNEGYHEFGIELQKILVGFGLGAAYRYGPYSLPTFDENFAFKFTFHLDI
- the frr gene encoding ribosome recycling factor, coding for MEDEIEFIIDTAKENMDKAIEHLKKQLQNIRAGKANPAMLGSVMVEYYGSQTPLQQVANVNTPDARTISIQPFEKSLIKEIEKGIMMANLGFNPMNNGENVIINVPPLTEERRKQLTKQAKAEAEDAKVGVRNDRKTANNELKKLDVSEDLLRDAENDVQELTDAHITRIDSILENKEKEIMTI
- the pyrH gene encoding UMP kinase, coding for MQYKRILLKLSGEALMGKRQYGIDPERLAEYAEEIKQVTDKGIEVAIVIGGGNIFRGVSGASKGMDRVQGDHMGMLATVINGLALQSALEDADVQTRLQSAVKINEVAEPFIRRKAIRHLEKGRVVIFGGGTGNPYFTTDSAAVLRAIEIHADVILKGTRVDGIYNADPEKDKEATKFDFISFDDVIRKGLKVMDTTAFTLSQENELPIIVFDMNTPGNLLKVVTGERIGTKVNL
- a CDS encoding zinc metallopeptidase codes for the protein MLGYYIIAGLIFIVSMYVSNKLKSKFKKYSKVHLQNGMSGKELAEKMLRDNNITDVKVISTPGMLTDHYNPQKKTINLSEGVYSQRNAAAAAVATHETGHAIQHANAYSWLTMRSQLVPVVSVASRFSQWVIFGGLILMATTAIGSTVLLIGIIMFGMGTLFSFITLPVEYDASKRALAWLETENMVSGKEHEAAEDSLKWAARTYVVAAVGSLATLLYFLSIYMGRD
- a CDS encoding ferritin; amino-acid sequence: MKDLVRQKLSIHVDVMDLLNKQIEKEAHSSSAYLAMASWCDHNALSFSAEFFYDQAAEEREHMMKIFRYINDNGGTAYSPEVGGVNHDFKSLEEIFETALDQEISITKSIHNIVGKCRKVNDYTTEYFLHWFIEEQMEEEQMMRRALELFDLMGTEGLGLKLLDERIPQIRDKRPE